From the Arvicola amphibius chromosome 2, mArvAmp1.2, whole genome shotgun sequence genome, one window contains:
- the Mob1a gene encoding LOW QUALITY PROTEIN: MOB kinase activator 1A (The sequence of the model RefSeq protein was modified relative to this genomic sequence to represent the inferred CDS: deleted 4 bases in 3 codons), whose amino-acid sequence MSFLFSSRSSKTFKPKKNIPEGSHQYEPLKTCEATLGSGNLRQAVMLPEGEDLNEWMLLTVTVDFFNQINMLYGTITEFCTEASCPVMSAGPRYEYHWADGTNIKKPIKCSAPKYIDYLMTWVQDQLDDETLFPSKIGVPFPKNFMSVAKTILKRLFRVYAHIYHQHFDSVMQLQEEAHLNTSFKHFIFFVQEFNLIDRRELAPLQELIEKLGSKDR is encoded by the exons CAGCAGCCGCTCTTCGAAAACA TTCAAACCAAAGAAGAATATTCCTGAAGGCTCCCATCAGTATGAACCTCTTAAAACATGC GAAGCCACTCTGGGAAGTGGCAATCTGAGGCAAGCTGTCATGTTGCCG GAGGGCGAGGACCTCAATGAATGGATGCTGTTAACAGTAA CTGTGGATTTCTTCAATCAGATCAACATGTTGTATGGAACCATTACAGAATTCTGCACTGAGGCAAGCTGCCCAGTCATGTCCGCAGGTCCCAG GTATGAATACCATTGGGCAGATGGCACTAATATTAAAAAGCCAATCAAATGTTCTGCACCAAAATACATTGACTATTTGATGACTTGGGTTCAGGATCAGCTTGATGACGAGACCCTTTTCCCTTCGAAGATTG GTGTCCCGTTTCCCAAGAACTTCATGTCTGTGGCAAAGACGATTCTGAAGCGACTCTTTAGGGTGTACGCCCATATTTACCACCAGCACTTTGACTCCGTGATGCAGCTGCAAGAGGAGGCCCACCTCAACACCTCCTTTAagcactttattttctttgttcag gagTTTAATCTGATTGATAGGCGTGAATTGGCACCACTTCAGGAATTAATTGAGAAGCTTGGATCTAAAGACAGATAA